From Anopheles arabiensis isolate DONGOLA chromosome 3, AaraD3, whole genome shotgun sequence, a single genomic window includes:
- the LOC120904714 gene encoding odorant receptor 49b-like: protein MRFFLIEKPPGVPHIALKLLRLVGVSQTQSERYRYVPMFVLFLLTIAIPKIAFGYPNFETSIIGLAELFFQTNRFVGVLLLVLYSESIFELVRQSEFFAKKVLSETSPVAEYLTKMDTQVTKITKLYLTALLVPANFYSYSPIVATLWKYYNTYENDTVPEFTLHMEESFYRLNVREKLDHYLIFGAIMVPISFLCALVGTAKLVSILSLIKYCTIYFQLVKVKLEEVGRSQNYASDIRSAIQMHHSALSCADLLHDITAPIMLLQLVLCIMVWSSMLLYFTVAGFNTQFISLFILFMFDTTETFGYCYLGNQLSDESARVASVVYDCRWEGMPPALRKDLQLIMLRAQRSVGITAGKFCFMNMEQFGEVVKTTYSFFVVLRDQF, encoded by the exons ATGAGGTTCTTCTTAATCGAAAAACCGCCCGGTGTGCCGCACATTGCACTGAAGCTCCTAAGACTGGTTGGAGTTTCACAGACGCAAAGCGAAAGATATCGATACGTGCCGAtgtttgtgctatttttaCTTACAATAGCTATACCGAAGATTGCGTTTGGATATCCCAACTTTGAGACATCTATCATTGGTTTGGCTGAGCTGTTCTTTCAAACGAATCGTTTCGTTGGGGTATTATTGTTAGTGCTCTATAGTGAATCGATTTTTGAGCTTGTGCGACAGTCAGAATTCTTCGCGAAGAAAG TTCTTAGCGAAACGTCTCCAGTTGCTGAATATCTTACCAAGATGGACACCCAAGTCACCAAAATCACTAAACTGTACCTTACCGCCCTTCTGGTACCGGCTAACTTCTACAGCTACTCTCCAATTGTTGCGACCCTTTGGAAGTATTACAACACATACGAAAACGACACCGTCCCGGAGTTTACCCTACACATGGAGGAAAGCTTCTACAGACTAAATGTTCGGGAAAAGCTGGACCACTACCTGATCTTTGGTGCCATCATGGTGCCAATTTCGTTTCTTTGTGCTCTCGTCGGAACAGCCAAACTTGTGTCGATTCTGAGCCTCATCAAGTATTGCACCATCTACTTTCAGCTGGTTAAGGTCAAACTAGAAGAGGTTGGCCGTTCTCAAAATTATGCTAGTGATATAAGATCCGCTATTCAAATGCATCACAGTGCGCTCAGCTGTGCCGATTTGCTACATGATATCACCGCTCCCATCATGCTACTGCAGCTAGTGCTTTGTATAATGGTGTGGAGTTCAATGCTGCTGTACTTCACCGTGGCG ggatttaacacacagtttatTAGTCTGTTTATATTGTTCATGTTCGACACAACCGAAACGTTTGGTTATTGCTACTTGGGTAATCAACTTTCTGACGAG AGTGCTCGTGTCGCCAGTGTTGTGTACGACTGCAGATGGGAAGGTATGCCTCCAGCTTTACGCAAAGACCTGCAGCTCATAATGCTACGTGCTCAACGGTCTGTTGGTATTACTGCTGgcaagttttgttttatgaacaTGGAACAGTTTGGTGAG GTCGTCAAGACAACGTATTCATTTTTCGTTGTCTTGAGggatcaattttaa
- the LOC120904716 gene encoding uncharacterized protein LOC120904716 — translation MYCTLYFQLVQLKLRTATEDNTFNRQEVKSIVVMHQDALNCASLVESITSLVLLQQLVLCVMMWSSMLLYFTVSGFDLNFINLLVLFAFDTTETIAYCYFGEQLSNEVSDPSSCH, via the exons ATGTATTGTACCCTTTACTTTCAACTGGTACAACTGAAGCTACGAACCGCAACGGAGGACAACACGTTCAACCGTCAGGAGGTGAAGTCGATTGTCGTAATGCATCAGGATGCGCTTAACTGTGCAAGCCTGGTAGAATCTATCACGTCACTAGTGCTATTACAGCAACTGGTCCTATGCGTAATGATGTGGAGCTCAATGCTGCTTTACTTCACCGTATCG ggtttcgattTGAACTTTATTAACCTTCTCGTCCTTTTCGCTTTTGATACAACAGAAACCATTGCTTACTGCTATTTTGGAGAGCAGCTATCGAACGAGGTAAGTGATCCATCGTCATGTCACTAA